The genomic DNA CatgccggtgcgcgcgccgctgcagccgATCCAGGCGCCcaccgcgcggccgccggcgatgcggcggccgcgcctcggggcCGAGAACGTGCCGCCGGTGCGTGGGCTGCacccgctgcgccgcgcgacgtccgcctcggcacgtATGCCGCTGCGGGCGGACGCGCACGCGTACTggccgcgtgcggcgcctaTTCCCGTTACGCGCCgcgagtcgagcgcgcggagcgatgcgctccctgcgccggccaagTCGGAGGAGCACGACGACAGTGGCTTCTTTGACGAGAGCTCGCAAAGCACGATCGATGTGCACTCCTCGCCCGAGTCGGCGAAGCATGCTATGCCAAACTTTACGGAAAACGACCGTCAGGCCGTGGAATTGCTACTGGGCCTAGGGATTGTGTCGAGTCGGCGTACATAGCTACATACCCAGCGCTAGCTCTTACCAAGCTGCTCCGTCGAGAGGTACAGCGCATTTTGCTCGATGTACTGGATGACACTGTTCGGCAGCAGGTACTTGATCGAAtagccgcggcgcacaaagAGGCGCACCTTGGACGAGCTGATGTCGTTATAGATCGTCTGCTTCACGACGATCAAGTTGCGGCGGTGCTTCCAGAGGAGGTCGTGCGACAAGAGGAACGACCACACATCCGCACCCGTGCGCTCCACAATCAGGCAGCCGTACAGGCCGAGGATGTGGTGCAGATCTTGATCCGCCCACACGCCGGGCTCGCCCATGCTCTGGATCAGATCGCCGCCCGCCAGTAGCATGATCTTGATCGGCTTGCGGCTGCCGTCGCTCATCTGAATCCCACGCTCGTTCTGCGCGCCGTTGATCTCCTCGTGAAAGTGATCGAGGACAACGGCGGTGCGTTGGTACTCGCCTTGCAGCGACTCCCATGCGTCGACCATGAGCCAGTTGGAAGAGCGCTCCACGGCAAGCTCACACATGCGCACGCGGTGCGTCGCCTTGGCCAGGCCGTCTTTTTTGTACTGGTCCGACACCGGGCTGTAGTAGCCGGCCAACAGCTCGTAGTCGCCGCTCTCGATGACTTGATCTTTTGCCATTTCAAACATGCGCCTGGGTCAGCTTGGGTACGCACAAGTGCAGATAGGTAGGGGGTGAGAAACTGCCACAGGCCACGACCACCAGGGGGGtcttgcgctcgtcgcgcatctTTGTGGGGAAACGATGCCGGGGGAAGGTGTAGGTGTCCTGTCTTAGCCATCCAACGTACCATCGACTCGCCTTGCCGGGGAACAGGCGCAGTAAAGGGCGACTTAATCGAAGCATCTTCCTcttccggcggcgcctttGCATCttcgtgctcgtcgagctcgtcatcgagctcgccggGCTCGCTCGTGTGCCGATCGAGCGCCCAGgccggcacgtcgcggtcATAGCGGCCGTGgaccggcgcggccgtgctATGCGCATgcgtcctcggcggcacCTGCGACGCACTgccggccgcacgcacacTCGTCGGCACCGGCTGGTCGAGGCCTTGCGTCACGGGGCCTGCGCCCGTCACGGCCGCACCGGTGAACGGCGGCGAGTCCAGACGGTACGAGTCCTTGTTCAGCGCTTGGTAGCGCAGCGAGGAGACGCCATCCGGGTTCGCGGACGACGCTGCATGCGCCCGCGGGGTGTCGGTCATCGCGGTCGGCAGCCAGCTGAGATATGGGGAAATACACTATTGAGGCGCTACGTGCTTCCTCCAGCGGACGAGGCCGGGGTGTTGGTTGGTTTTGAGCTGCGTTAGCCGAGCCACGTACCGCGCCGACCTctgcgaggcgcaccgcctccaGGTTGGTGTCTTTGGGAATGTGCCAGAACCGGCAGTTGCAACTGCGTAAGCATTGTGACGTACTCAATCTCCTCGTACTGCCGCACCGTGTAGTCCAGCAGCTCCCATAGATCGCGATCGGGAACCGCATCGCCAGGCAGGCCCTGCGGCGTCTGGCGCGTGAGCGTCCAGCCGTTGCGGCGCCACTCCCAGATGTCGTGCGTGatgccgcgcacgagccaGGCATTGTGCGTCGCAATGACAATCTTGTCAAAGCCTTCTTCTTCCCAGCGCACATATTCCAGCGCAGCGATcacggcacgcagcgcggcacgctgcatCGTCGTGCGGTTCAAAAAGTCGGGACGCTCAAGACGGCGCGACATGTTGAgctccgcacgctcgtccTCGCACTTCTCCGCAAGCGACGTGCAGAGACCGGGCGTAGGGGAGTACACGACACCGACGCCGGCTTGCGATTCAGTGTTCTCCGTCGTGCCAAAGTACGACGCGATCGAGCGGCGGTcaagcgccttggcgctTCCATCGgacgccgcacgctgcgcgagctccgccGCACGGACTTGGCCACCGGTCAGCAGCGTACCGGCAGAAAAGAGGAGCAGCTGCCGCGGatcgctgcggcgcacaaaGCGGTACGGACGCCAGGGGCGGGGGTCGGGCGTAAAGAGCATGCTGATCGTGTCAAACGTTATGGGGCCGGTGgacgcgacgagctcggggtTCGCACCGTCGTTGCCACTAACGCGCTCCCACTGCGTTCCCGCATCGCGGCCGGGCGTCTGGTGAGagagcgtctcgctcgcTCGGTACGACGTCAACGTTGGCGCATTCCACGACTTCTTGCTCAGCCTGGGATCGGAAATGCTAGGCGGGATCGCCGTCGTGCTGAGATGCATGTTttggcgcacgacgcgcgacaTCTCTGGCTTTTGCGTGCCGGAGCGCATGTCGGACACGACACTCAGCTgcgacacgctcggcgcaagACTGGGCGCCATGCTCGGCGTGAGCGACTTGGTGCTGCGGAAAGAGCGTGCATCCGCAgggcgctgcgcattgGTCGTGATCGAGGGGGCAGAAGGAGCGGCGGGGGTGACGTTCGCACCGACGGCGGGCGCGtcacgcgacgcgtcctTGGGAGCAGCCGCGGGCTCAGCATCCTTGGCGCCCTttgcctcggcgtcggctgtGTCCTTCGGCGCCTTTTCCTCTGCTTCGGGCTCTTTTTtgacctcgcgctccttggcgccggccgcagACGCCGTGGACTCCTTGGACTCGGCCGGGGCCTTGCCTTTGGCgtccgcggcctcggcggcgggctCCTTGGCGCGTTCCGTGTCAAGGGATGCGGCCTTTGTGCCCTGTGCATCGGTCTTCTTGTCGCTGGGATCCTCTGTACCGGCGATCTTGGCATCGGTGCTACCGATATTCTCTGGCTTGGCACTCTTGGCATCATCGGCCTTGGCGTCACGCGGACCCTGGCCGTGCTTGCTGgcatccgcctcggccttggcatTCTTGCTGTCCGCCTCGACATTGTCCTTGACATCTTTGGTGTCCGCCTTGGCGTCCGCGGCACTGCTCTCGGCCTTGGTACCTTTGGCCTTGGCGTTCTTGTCCGCACTGCCCTTGTCTGTAGCGTCCTTGGCGTTTTTAACATCGGTAGCATCTAAAGCACCCGTGCTCTTGGTCTGTGCATTCTTGCTGCCCTTGGTACCTGGCGCAGGAGTGCTGTCCGTGTCGGACACATTCGGTGCGTCATCCTCGGACCGTTTTGGCTCGTCGGCTGCAGCCTGTTCGGCGGCCGTGGTGTCCTTGCCTGTACCTTTGGCGCGTGACACATCCTTGTCCACGGTCTTGCTCTCATCCTTCTCCTGGTCCACTTTCTGTGCCCCAGAAGCCGTGTCCTTATCTTTTCCATGCACCTCACCAGAAATACCATGCACGTCCGCCACTCCACTCGACGCATCTGCGCCCGTCACACTTTGTATGGGCTCAGGGGGGCTGTCAGACTTTGCATTCAAACCCGCCAGATCACTCGATGATTTATTGTGACCAATACTTCCGTGCTTATCGGCAGCCTCCGCACAAGTTTCCATTTTTGTCGTTTCTTCGCTTGCTCTCGTATTTTTCTGGCCATCTTTGGTGGCGGGCGGAGGAGTGATCACATTGTCAGGGCCATGAGACTTTGACGTCTCTGACACGGCCTCTTTCGCCTTCGTAGTGTCGTCCGACGTAGCTGGTTGCTGAGCGGCCTGCGACTTGCGTGCCTTCTTTGCCGCTTTGGCTCGTGCCTTTTTCGAAGTAGGTTTCTGTGCATGCGATTCGTCGACACACTTCTCCTCGTTGGCATCGCGGGAAACGCTTCCAGCTTCGATATCCTCGGCCTTCACACCATCCGCAGCAGCTTCAACGTCATTGACCTGCTGGCGCTCGGTCTTGGCATCATGTGCCACGGTACTCCGTGGGTCGCCCTCTACGCCCTGGGGTCgcttggcacgctcggccgGCTCAAGCGTCGGCTGAGCACCGACATGTTCTCCATCGCTCTGCTGGGCCTCAGCGTGGTGGGGGCCAGCACGTTCGGTGTCGCCCCCCTTTCTTTCCTCCTCCTGTCCACGGACCTTGTCCGCGGACTTGGGCTCGGGGCGCTCATTGACTTTTGTACCTTCCAGTACAGCCTCTTCGGCGTCCGGGGTGAGATCGACGGGTTCCGTCTCGTCTCGCTTGGGGTCATCACTGGATGTGGCCTTTGCCCCATCTGCATCCTGTACTGCGCCTTGCGGTCGTACCTCGACGGGTGTCTTGTCGGCGACCGCCCCCGCGTCTTTGGGTACATCGGACCCGGCCCGCTCGGGCACGCCATTGTCCAGCTCGGGAACCTCATTCTTAGCATCGCCGAGATCCACGTCCACCTGGGCCATGCCATCGAGCGAATCTGTGTCGCGACGGGGCGGCAAGGATGCTCCTGGGCTAGTGCGACCTCcgccctcgcgctcgtcttTGTCGCCACCCTCCTCCCGGTCGCCAGTAATGCCTTTAAGCTCCACTACCCCACGATCTCCCTCCCTCGCTTCTGAAccgctgcgctgcgtctcggcTTGCGAGGCCTCCGCGGCGCGGTATTCCGCAGcaagctgctgcgcaggcgtGTCTCCTTCGCAATCTTCATCACCAATCACAAACGTAGGCTCTGTACGAATAGCACGATAATGTCCTTGAATCTCGCTCTCAAAGTCAtgcagcgcgtcctcgGGCTCCGGAAGCGGTGGCACCAGGAACGTCCGCTTGGCAGAGTTGTGTGGATCACGCTGGTCGGGTGCATACGTAACACCACCCGGCGCGTCAAGACGCACTTGCAGCGTACTCGGGCCTTTTGGTGCAGTACGCCCACGGATCCACGCGTCCAGGAAGCGCGGATCGGCCATGCTGGGAAGATgcaagcggcgcacacCTCCACACTGCTTGGTCAGCCAAAAGTTCTCTTCTTCCTGCATG from Malassezia japonica chromosome 1, complete sequence includes the following:
- a CDS encoding nicotinamide-nucleotide adenylyltransferase (COG:H; EggNog:ENOG503NU32), which gives rise to MTDTPRAHAASSANPDGVSSLRYQALNKDSYRLDSPPFTGAAVTGAGPVTQGLDQPVPTSVRAAGSASQVPPRTHAHSTAAPVHGRYDRDVPAWALDRHTSEPGELDDELDEHEDAKAPPEEEDASIKSPFTAPVPRQGESMDTYTFPRHRFPTKMRDERKTPLVVVACGSFSPPTYLHLRMFEMAKDQVIESGDYELLAGYYSPVSDQYKKDGLAKATHRVRMCELAVERSSNWLMVDAWESLQGEYQRTAVVLDHFHEEINGAQNERGIQMSDGSRKPIKIMLLAGGDLIQSMGEPGVWADQDLHHILGLYGCLIVERTGADVWSFLLSHDLLWKHRRNLIVVKQTIYNDISSSKVRLFVRRGYSIKYLLPNSVIQYIEQNALYLSTEQLGKS
- a CDS encoding uncharacterized protein (EggNog:ENOG503NZK0; COG:S) gives rise to the protein MADPRFLDAWIRGRTAPKGPSTLQVRLDAPGGVTYAPDQRDPHNSAKRTFLVPPLPEPEDALHDFESEIQGHYRAIRTEPTFVIGDEDCEGDTPAQQLAAEYRAAEASQAETQRSGSEAREGDRGVVELKGITGDREEGGDKDEREGGGRTSPGASLPPRRDTDSLDGMAQVDVDLGDAKNEVPELDNGVPERAGSDVPKDAGAVADKTPVEVRPQGAVQDADGAKATSSDDPKRDETEPVDLTPDAEEAVLEGTKVNERPEPKSADKVRGQEEERKGGDTERAGPHHAEAQQSDGEHVGAQPTLEPAERAKRPQGVEGDPRSTVAHDAKTERQQVNDVEAAADGVKAEDIEAGSVSRDANEEKCVDESHAQKPTSKKARAKAAKKARKSQAAQQPATSDDTTKAKEAVSETSNVTGADASSGVADVHGISGEVHGKDKDTASGAQKVDQEKDESKTVDKDVSRAKGTGKDTTAAEQAAADEPKRSEDDAPNVSDTDSTPAPGTKGSKNAQTKSTGALDATDVKNAKDATDKGSADKNAKAKGTKAESSAADAKADTKDVKDNVEADSKNAKAEADASKHGQGPRDAKADDAKSAKPENIGSTDAKIAGTEDPSDKKTDAQGTKAASLDTERAKEPAAEAADAKGKAPAESKESTASAAGAKEREVKKEPEAEEKAPKDTADAEAKGAKDAEPAAAPKDASRDAPAVGANVTPAAPSAPSITTNAQRPADARSFRSTKSLTPSMAPSLAPSVSQLSVVSDMRSGTQKPEMSRVVRQNMHLSTTAIPPSISDPRLSKKSWNAPTLTSYRASETLSHQTPGRDAGTQWERVSGNDGANPELVASTGPITFDTISMLFTPDPRPWRPYRFVRRSDPRQLLLFSAGTLLTGGQVRAAELAQRAASDGSAKALDRRSIASYFGTTENTESQAGVGVVYSPTPGLCTSLAEKCEDERAELNMSRRLERPDFLNRTTMQRAALRAVIAALEYVRWEEEGFDKIVIATHNAWLVRGITHDIWEWRRNGWTLTRQTPQGLPGDAVPDRDLWELLDYTVRQYEEIDCNCRFWHIPKDTNLEAVRLAEVGALKTNQHPGLVRWRKHVAPQ